A genomic window from Anaerolineae bacterium includes:
- a CDS encoding thermonuclease family protein, which yields MKLLKTWWNRFLWLIVFTVLLTACGQTTPASLHSGAVYREATVALPTSAPTPKNTPLNTRVLPLDSLTPAPTPTITPIPDEIEAMVTNVIDGRTITVVMQGDPLSQAYPVRYLGIDPPPLDTPWGDIAFETNRKMTYLKVVRLVRDTSDFDDEGYLLRYVYVDDELLSIILTEQGLARADLRPPNIRFEAEILEAQARAKNGKLGLWGGTPTPTLSPSPVQEGTTEPTAANPSPTMAATSEPATPQTPSPEAEPDEVSATDTPSPQAATPVTPDNTSTDN from the coding sequence ATGAAATTATTAAAAACGTGGTGGAACAGATTTCTTTGGTTGATCGTATTTACCGTTTTATTAACTGCCTGTGGACAAACCACCCCGGCCTCACTCCACTCTGGCGCAGTGTATCGAGAGGCTACTGTAGCTTTACCCACCAGCGCTCCTACCCCCAAAAATACTCCCCTCAATACCCGCGTATTGCCCCTTGATAGCCTGACCCCTGCGCCTACCCCTACCATCACGCCTATCCCCGACGAAATAGAGGCAATGGTGACCAACGTGATAGATGGGCGCACCATTACCGTAGTTATGCAAGGAGACCCGCTCAGCCAGGCTTACCCGGTTCGTTATCTTGGGATTGACCCACCCCCTCTTGATACCCCGTGGGGCGACATTGCCTTTGAAACAAACCGGAAAATGACCTACCTGAAAGTGGTCCGGCTGGTGCGAGATACTTCTGATTTTGACGACGAGGGATATTTATTACGCTATGTTTACGTGGATGATGAATTACTGAGCATCATTTTGACCGAGCAAGGCCTGGCTCGGGCCGACCTCAGACCGCCAAACATCCGCTTTGAAGCGGAGATTTTAGAAGCCCAGGCGCGCGCTAAAAATGGAAAACTGGGACTATGGGGAGGAACGCCTACCCCTACCCTATCTCCCAGCCCTGTTCAGGAAGGAACCACCGAGCCAACCGCAGCCAATCCTTCCCCAACAATGGCTGCCACCTCAGAGCCGGCCACGCCCCAAACGCCATCCCCGGAAGCTGAACCTGATGAGGTCTCTGCTACTGATACCCCTTCCCCGCAGGCAGCCACCCCGGTAACTCCTGATAATACCTCAACAGACAATTGA